In a genomic window of uncultured Flavobacterium sp.:
- the panB gene encoding 3-methyl-2-oxobutanoate hydroxymethyltransferase, translating into MSVAKKDYKRITTKSLIEMKSNGEKISMLTAYDYTMAKIVDTAGIDVILVGDSASNVMAGHETTLPITLDQMIYHASSVVRAVERALVVVDLPFGSYQSDPKEALRSAIRIMKESGGHAVKLEGGKEIKESIKKILNAGIPVMGHLGLTPQSIYKFGTYSVRAKEDQEAEKLIEDAKLLEKVGCFAVVLEKIPAHLAEQVAKSISIPVIGIGAGGGVDGQVLVIHDMLGMNNEFSPRFLRRYLNLYEEMTKAIGQYAADVKSRDFPNSGEQY; encoded by the coding sequence ATGTCAGTAGCAAAAAAAGATTATAAAAGAATCACAACAAAGTCATTAATCGAAATGAAAAGCAACGGAGAAAAAATCTCTATGTTAACAGCTTACGATTATACAATGGCAAAAATTGTTGATACCGCAGGAATCGATGTGATTTTAGTGGGAGATTCAGCATCAAATGTTATGGCGGGTCACGAAACGACATTGCCAATTACCTTAGATCAAATGATTTATCACGCTTCGTCTGTAGTTCGCGCTGTCGAAAGAGCCTTAGTTGTCGTAGATTTACCTTTTGGAAGTTACCAATCTGATCCAAAAGAAGCTTTGCGTTCTGCAATTAGAATCATGAAAGAAAGTGGCGGTCACGCTGTGAAACTTGAAGGAGGAAAAGAAATTAAAGAATCAATCAAAAAAATATTAAACGCCGGAATTCCAGTTATGGGACACTTGGGTTTAACTCCGCAATCTATCTATAAATTTGGTACGTACAGCGTTCGTGCAAAAGAAGATCAGGAAGCCGAAAAATTAATCGAAGACGCCAAATTACTAGAAAAAGTAGGTTGTTTTGCGGTTGTTTTAGAAAAAATCCCTGCTCATCTTGCTGAACAAGTTGCTAAAAGTATTTCGATTCCGGTTATCGGAATTGGTGCCGGAGGTGGCGTTGACGGACAAGTTTTGGTTATTCACGATATGTTAGGAATGAATAATGAATTCAGTCCGCGTTTCTTACGTCGTTATTTAAACTTATACGAAGAAATGACAAAAGCAATTGGTCAATATGCAGCGGATGTGAAATCTCGCGATTTCCCTAATTCTGGGGAACAATACTAG
- a CDS encoding four helix bundle protein, producing the protein MHQFKELLIWKKSRLFCSKIYNATAKFPSEEKFGIINQLRRASVSIPSNIAEGSSRNSNKDFARFLEIAIGSAYEVETQLLISSDLGFINEENTTELIKLLEEITKMTSRFRATLL; encoded by the coding sequence ATGCATCAATTTAAAGAACTTTTAATTTGGAAGAAAAGCAGATTGTTTTGTTCTAAAATTTATAATGCAACAGCAAAATTTCCAAGTGAAGAAAAATTTGGAATTATAAATCAATTAAGAAGAGCATCTGTATCAATTCCTTCAAACATTGCAGAAGGTTCATCAAGAAATTCAAACAAAGATTTCGCCCGATTCTTAGAAATTGCAATTGGTTCAGCTTACGAAGTAGAAACACAGCTTTTAATTTCTTCTGATCTTGGATTTATCAATGAAGAAAATACAACTGAATTGATAAAACTATTAGAAGAAATCACAAAAATGACTTCTAGATTCAGAGCCACTTTATTATAA
- a CDS encoding RluA family pseudouridine synthase, whose protein sequence is MKILSDKNNLQVLHEDNHIIVVNKRVGDIVQGDKTGDKPLSDVVKEYIKDKYNKPGDVFLGVIHRLDRPTTGIVVFARTSKALTRMNEMFSNRETQKTYWAVVKNKPQETKAKLVHYLKRNEKNNTSKAHLKEVPDSKIASLDYTIIKELQNYVALEINLHTGRHHQIRAQLAAIGSPIKGDLKYGFDRSNPDGGIHLHARKLVFVHPVSKENITIIAPTPDETIWNAI, encoded by the coding sequence ATGAAAATTCTTTCAGATAAAAATAATCTACAAGTTCTACACGAAGACAATCACATTATTGTGGTTAACAAACGCGTAGGCGATATTGTGCAAGGTGATAAAACCGGAGATAAACCTTTATCTGATGTTGTAAAAGAATACATTAAAGACAAATACAATAAACCTGGTGACGTTTTTCTGGGTGTGATTCATCGTTTAGACAGACCCACAACGGGAATTGTTGTTTTTGCCAGAACCAGTAAAGCATTAACACGCATGAACGAAATGTTCAGCAATCGTGAAACTCAAAAAACGTATTGGGCAGTTGTTAAAAATAAACCTCAGGAAACAAAGGCTAAATTGGTTCATTATCTCAAAAGAAATGAGAAAAACAACACTTCAAAAGCACATTTAAAAGAAGTTCCGGATAGTAAAATCGCCAGTTTAGATTATACTATTATTAAAGAACTTCAAAATTATGTGGCATTAGAAATTAATCTGCATACTGGTCGCCATCACCAAATTAGAGCTCAATTGGCCGCAATTGGATCTCCAATTAAAGGAGATTTAAAATATGGTTTTGACCGAAGTAATCCTGATGGCGGAATTCATCTTCATGCCAGAAAGTTAGTTTTTGTGCATCCGGTTTCTAAAGAAAACATTACAATCATTGCTCCTACTCCAGACGAAACAATTTGGAATGCGATATGA
- a CDS encoding aldehyde dehydrogenase, with product MDYKNDIGYRKETLKKLLYNIQKSEDLIVKALYDDFKKPEFEAVLTETNYVISELKDTIKNIHNWAKPKRILPSLLNFPSTDYIFKEPYGNVLVIAPWNYPFQLALCPLISAVAAGNRVVLKPSELTPHTSAIIAKIIQKTFHVNHVEVFEGGVEVSNKLLAKRWDYIFFTGSVSVGKIIAKAAAENLTPITLELGGKNPCIIDETANLKLAAKRIVWGKFINAGQTCIAPDYILIQKNMKVNFLSFLMEEIIKAYGKKMEKSPDFARIINTKNWVRLDSMIEKEKVVFGGETDAHNLYISPTLIEEPALDSPVMQEEIFGPILPILTYETEADLQNVISRYEKPLAFYVFSENKSFAKKLITTYSFGGGCINDTVVHFSNKRLPFGGVGHSGIGAYHGQLSFDIFSHHKAIVKKGNWLDLPMRYAPYKDKLASIKRLLDWV from the coding sequence ATGGACTATAAAAACGACATCGGATACAGAAAAGAAACGCTCAAAAAATTGTTGTATAACATTCAAAAAAGCGAAGATTTAATTGTAAAAGCTTTATACGATGATTTTAAAAAGCCAGAATTTGAAGCGGTTTTAACGGAAACGAATTATGTCATTTCCGAACTAAAAGACACCATCAAAAACATTCACAATTGGGCAAAACCAAAACGTATTTTGCCTTCTCTTCTTAATTTTCCTTCTACAGATTATATTTTTAAAGAACCTTACGGAAATGTTTTGGTTATTGCGCCCTGGAATTATCCTTTTCAATTGGCATTATGTCCTTTGATTTCTGCCGTTGCTGCAGGAAACAGAGTGGTTTTAAAACCATCAGAACTTACGCCACATACCTCAGCAATAATTGCAAAAATTATCCAAAAAACATTTCATGTCAATCATGTTGAAGTTTTTGAAGGCGGCGTTGAAGTTTCGAATAAATTACTGGCAAAACGCTGGGATTATATTTTCTTCACCGGAAGTGTTTCTGTTGGAAAAATCATCGCCAAAGCTGCAGCCGAAAATCTGACTCCGATTACATTAGAATTAGGCGGAAAAAATCCTTGTATTATTGATGAAACGGCAAATTTGAAACTTGCAGCAAAACGTATTGTCTGGGGAAAATTCATAAATGCCGGACAAACCTGTATTGCGCCGGATTATATTTTGATTCAGAAAAACATGAAAGTCAATTTTCTTTCGTTTTTAATGGAAGAAATCATAAAAGCTTACGGCAAAAAAATGGAAAAATCTCCTGATTTTGCCCGCATTATAAACACAAAAAACTGGGTTCGTTTAGACAGTATGATAGAAAAAGAGAAAGTAGTTTTTGGAGGTGAAACAGATGCACACAATCTCTATATTTCTCCAACTTTAATCGAAGAACCTGCTCTCGATAGTCCAGTTATGCAAGAAGAGATATTTGGTCCAATTTTACCAATCCTAACTTACGAAACTGAAGCTGATCTTCAAAATGTAATCAGCCGATATGAAAAACCTCTTGCTTTTTATGTTTTTAGCGAAAATAAGTCTTTTGCAAAAAAACTAATTACTACTTATTCTTTCGGTGGCGGATGCATTAACGATACAGTTGTTCATTTTTCGAACAAAAGATTACCTTTTGGCGGCGTTGGTCACAGCGGCATTGGCGCTTATCACGGTCAATTAAGTTTTGACATCTTCTCGCATCATAAAGCGATCGTAAAAAAAGGAAACTGGCTCGATTTACCAATGCGGTATGCACCTTACAAAGACAAATTGGCTTCGATTAAACGTCTATTAGACTGGGTGTAA
- a CDS encoding PAS domain S-box protein encodes MVANCSFFNSLISGIALIGNVLKSIITNWYVYNSDIIFYNNPKLIILGLSLFGFLALLVYQFFRIKARIGYFIEKKKEAETASKEYQLYILFFGIAVIVIEIINEIFKIRPKSLLIVNVSIGFTVLLIYLITDKVKWLRDRIQQIFIFCFFIYITYVCYNIVRLANDVVPVIVFLISFFFSYNILKPIKTYWFFVALVFVFLITTVTFHLIPIKSSVLLINFCILIFIINQVKYAVLLNNRDNFRFANEIVHKGNSLTIATNQKGAILFCSETVSSILGYLPDEVMGFDFWKLTKDEGFIENNLPIHYQENKLYIRKLKSKNGEYKYIQWKDKKFSDDLIISIGQDVTEQINVQDQYKNLIQTATDIIFEIDVNGHFTFINEFGFSILGYSENEIISKHYSNFIHENYIRGAVDFYENLVINENNFPTIEFPVIKKDGLEVWISQKIIVRKNDLGETIGFAGIARDITEIRNIENEKKRRLEKIEAYNNSTKKLSTTDFSKYDNLNTVIDYIVKEAATVSKTNRVSFWKYYKDLITCKNIFSLDNQNLSDKNILDKESYPIYFETLKNKAIINAPDVFNKLETSEFQKLYFTKNHIKSMLDVPVFLSGQLAGVVCFESTEEQREWDNEDINYARTISDVISLAISSQMRLEAERKLEFKSQLLSALSLCTEKFLLSKTTQEMFQETYDLIGKAAKVDHMYYYERDFTTNTVSQKYKWSKSGVQHQITPLRQLTEDNLKEIYNVAQSKKILNTLTRKLEDTFFKQLLIDNEIKSILILPLYINDIFTGFIGFDDCTNEKKWSEEEIYIFQVLANNISSALERNRNENKILESEEKFKLIANNIPGTVYLSKFDAFSTKIFLSDEILHLTGYSKSEFIENNLSFLSLIHPDDKEEVINSQIDNLQSGMPLHNVYRIQRKTGEYIWVEEFGDVIKKGDEIEFVGGIYFDITNKKETEDAIKAKQLAEAANKSKSDFLANMSHEIRTPLNGIIGFTHLLMKTELEEIQEKYMTTINQSAHSLLEIINDILDFSKIEAGKLELFIDLYDIKKVLGQVFDLIVYESNQKNLQLELNVDPDVPKYIWTDIVRIKQILINLLSNAVKFTNEGSIKLNVSVLEKFKSNNCVIRFSVIDTGIGILEKNQKKIFKAFSQEDSSTTRKFGGTGLGLTISNQLLALMESRLQLESKIDIGSNFYFDLNLKTSNQSINEKYNAELKKMNSKADCTNELSDKSITFLIVEDNKVNMMLLKTIIRNLYNNAFIYECENGYEAVQQFENINPNMVFMDIQMPIMNGYETTKAIRNTSRGRDIPIIAVTAGAEKEERNKCISAGMNDYISKPIMKGTVEDALTKWLK; translated from the coding sequence ATGGTAGCTAACTGTAGTTTCTTCAATTCATTGATTTCAGGAATTGCTTTAATCGGCAATGTCCTGAAATCAATTATAACAAATTGGTATGTTTACAATTCTGATATAATTTTCTACAACAATCCTAAACTCATCATCTTAGGATTATCCCTTTTTGGATTTCTGGCATTATTGGTTTATCAGTTTTTTCGAATAAAAGCCAGAATTGGTTATTTTATCGAAAAAAAGAAAGAGGCCGAAACTGCAAGTAAAGAATATCAATTGTATATTTTATTCTTTGGAATTGCAGTTATTGTAATCGAAATAATTAATGAAATCTTCAAAATCAGACCAAAAAGTTTACTTATCGTAAACGTTTCCATTGGTTTTACAGTTCTCCTTATTTATTTAATAACAGACAAAGTCAAATGGCTTCGAGATAGAATTCAGCAAATTTTCATTTTCTGTTTCTTTATATACATAACCTATGTTTGCTACAATATTGTTCGTCTTGCAAACGATGTTGTTCCGGTTATTGTATTTTTAATCTCCTTTTTCTTTTCGTATAATATTCTAAAACCAATAAAAACGTACTGGTTTTTTGTTGCTCTGGTATTTGTTTTTCTTATTACAACCGTTACTTTTCATTTAATTCCGATAAAATCTTCTGTATTATTAATTAATTTCTGCATTCTTATTTTCATTATCAATCAGGTAAAATATGCCGTTTTATTAAACAATCGGGATAATTTTAGATTTGCAAACGAAATTGTTCATAAAGGAAATTCATTAACAATTGCTACAAATCAAAAAGGCGCAATATTATTTTGCAGCGAAACAGTAAGTTCTATTTTAGGTTATTTACCGGACGAAGTTATGGGTTTTGACTTCTGGAAACTCACAAAAGACGAAGGATTCATAGAAAACAATCTTCCAATACATTATCAGGAAAACAAACTTTATATTCGAAAATTAAAAAGCAAAAATGGAGAATATAAATACATTCAATGGAAAGATAAAAAATTCTCAGACGACTTAATTATCAGTATTGGTCAGGATGTTACGGAACAAATCAATGTTCAGGATCAATATAAAAATCTAATTCAAACTGCGACTGATATTATTTTTGAAATTGATGTCAACGGACATTTTACTTTTATTAATGAATTTGGATTTTCAATTTTAGGCTATTCTGAAAATGAAATTATATCCAAACATTATTCAAATTTCATTCACGAAAATTACATTAGAGGCGCTGTAGATTTTTATGAAAATCTGGTCATCAATGAAAATAATTTCCCTACAATAGAATTTCCGGTTATTAAGAAAGACGGATTAGAAGTATGGATTTCTCAAAAGATTATTGTTCGCAAAAATGATCTTGGCGAAACTATTGGTTTTGCCGGAATTGCCAGAGATATTACTGAGATCAGAAATATCGAAAACGAGAAAAAAAGACGTCTCGAAAAAATTGAAGCTTACAATAATTCGACAAAAAAACTATCGACAACAGACTTTAGTAAATACGATAATTTAAATACTGTTATTGATTATATCGTCAAAGAAGCGGCAACGGTAAGCAAAACAAACAGAGTAAGTTTCTGGAAATATTACAAAGATTTAATTACTTGCAAAAACATATTTAGCCTTGACAATCAAAACTTAAGCGACAAAAATATATTAGATAAAGAATCGTATCCAATATATTTTGAAACCTTAAAAAACAAAGCTATTATTAATGCTCCGGATGTTTTTAATAAACTTGAAACTTCTGAATTTCAGAAACTCTATTTCACCAAAAATCACATCAAATCGATGCTTGATGTTCCCGTATTTTTAAGCGGGCAATTGGCTGGTGTCGTTTGTTTTGAAAGTACCGAAGAACAAAGAGAATGGGATAACGAAGACATTAATTATGCACGAACCATTTCTGACGTAATCTCGCTGGCTATTTCATCGCAAATGCGTTTAGAAGCTGAGCGTAAATTAGAATTTAAAAGTCAATTGTTATCTGCGCTTTCTCTTTGTACAGAGAAATTTTTGCTAAGCAAAACGACTCAGGAAATGTTTCAGGAAACTTATGATTTAATTGGAAAAGCAGCCAAAGTAGATCATATGTATTACTACGAAAGAGACTTTACAACAAATACAGTAAGTCAGAAATATAAATGGTCCAAAAGTGGCGTTCAACATCAAATTACACCATTAAGGCAGCTTACAGAAGATAATTTAAAAGAAATTTACAACGTCGCTCAAAGCAAAAAAATCCTTAACACGCTTACGCGAAAGCTTGAAGACACCTTTTTTAAGCAACTTTTGATTGATAACGAAATCAAATCAATTTTGATTTTACCGCTTTATATCAACGATATTTTTACGGGATTTATAGGTTTTGACGATTGTACAAATGAGAAAAAATGGTCTGAAGAAGAGATTTATATTTTTCAGGTTCTAGCCAATAATATCTCTTCTGCTTTAGAGCGAAATCGGAATGAAAACAAAATTCTTGAAAGTGAAGAAAAATTCAAATTAATAGCCAATAACATTCCCGGAACCGTCTATTTATCCAAATTTGATGCTTTTTCGACTAAAATATTCCTTAGCGATGAAATTTTGCATTTAACCGGTTATTCAAAATCTGAATTTATTGAGAACAATTTATCGTTTTTATCCCTAATTCATCCGGATGATAAAGAGGAAGTAATCAACAGCCAGATTGATAATTTGCAAAGCGGAATGCCTCTTCATAATGTATATCGAATTCAACGAAAAACTGGTGAATATATTTGGGTGGAAGAATTTGGCGATGTAATCAAAAAAGGTGACGAAATTGAATTTGTGGGTGGAATCTACTTTGATATTACAAACAAAAAAGAAACCGAAGACGCGATAAAAGCCAAGCAATTAGCGGAAGCAGCCAATAAATCTAAATCTGACTTCCTGGCGAATATGTCGCACGAAATCAGAACTCCACTAAATGGCATTATTGGTTTTACACATTTATTGATGAAAACCGAACTTGAAGAAATTCAGGAAAAATACATGACTACGATAAATCAATCGGCACATTCATTATTGGAAATTATCAATGACATTCTTGATTTTTCTAAAATTGAAGCTGGAAAACTGGAGCTTTTCATTGATTTGTACGATATTAAAAAAGTACTCGGTCAGGTTTTTGATTTGATTGTTTATGAGTCAAACCAAAAAAATCTTCAATTGGAACTCAATGTCGATCCTGATGTTCCTAAATATATTTGGACAGATATTGTACGTATCAAACAAATTTTGATCAATTTACTTTCGAATGCAGTAAAATTCACCAACGAAGGTTCTATAAAGCTAAATGTTTCGGTTCTGGAAAAATTCAAAAGCAACAATTGTGTGATTCGATTCTCTGTAATTGACACAGGAATTGGAATTTTAGAAAAAAATCAGAAGAAAATTTTCAAGGCATTTTCGCAAGAAGATAGTTCTACAACGAGAAAATTTGGAGGAACCGGTTTAGGATTAACTATTTCGAACCAATTATTGGCTCTTATGGAAAGCCGATTACAACTGGAAAGTAAAATAGATATTGGAAGTAATTTTTATTTTGATTTAAATCTAAAAACAAGCAATCAAAGTATAAATGAAAAATACAATGCTGAGTTAAAGAAAATGAACTCAAAAGCGGATTGCACTAATGAATTAAGTGATAAATCAATAACCTTTTTGATTGTAGAAGACAACAAGGTAAATATGATGCTGCTAAAAACTATCATTAGAAATTTATACAATAATGCTTTTATTTATGAATGCGAAAATGGATATGAAGCTGTACAGCAATTCGAAAACATCAATCCAAATATGGTTTTTATGGATATTCAAATGCCAATTATGAATGGCTATGAAACCACAAAAGCAATTAGAAATACTAGCCGCGGTAGAGATATTCCCATAATTGCCGTTACTGCGGGAGCCGAAAAAGAGGAACGCAACAAATGCATTTCAGCCGGAATGAACGATTACATTTCGAAACCAATCATGAAAGGAACTGTCGAAGACGCTTTGACAAAATGGTTAAAATAA
- a CDS encoding neutral zinc metallopeptidase produces MKWKGTRESDNVEDRRSISGGKVAVGGGIIGIVILLLNVFGGETGQTIGSALEQIQGGQQQTTQTAAPLSKEDEEMGHFVRSVLAKTEDTWDKIFTEQGITYKKPKLVLFKGSVNTACGGASSASGPFYCPGDQIVYMDLDFFEELQTKFGAKGGDFAIAYVIAHEIGHHIQTLLGTSVKMRQAQEGKSEAEANKLSVALELQADFYAGVWAHDNQQYIEAGDIDEALSAANAVGDDAIQSKMQGHVVPDSFTHGTSEQRMYWFKKGFKTGDIKQGNTFDEIR; encoded by the coding sequence ATGAAATGGAAAGGAACTAGAGAAAGCGATAATGTTGAAGACAGAAGATCAATTTCTGGCGGAAAAGTAGCCGTTGGTGGTGGTATTATTGGAATAGTAATTTTGTTGCTAAATGTTTTTGGTGGCGAGACGGGACAAACTATAGGTTCTGCTTTAGAACAAATACAAGGCGGACAACAACAAACAACTCAAACAGCTGCTCCCTTAAGTAAAGAAGATGAAGAAATGGGACATTTTGTAAGATCTGTTTTGGCTAAAACTGAAGACACTTGGGACAAGATTTTCACAGAACAAGGAATTACCTATAAGAAACCGAAATTAGTGCTTTTTAAAGGCTCTGTTAACACTGCTTGTGGTGGTGCATCTTCGGCTTCGGGACCATTTTATTGTCCCGGAGATCAAATCGTATATATGGATTTAGATTTCTTTGAAGAACTTCAAACTAAATTTGGTGCAAAAGGTGGTGATTTTGCTATTGCATACGTTATTGCACACGAAATTGGTCATCACATACAAACTCTGTTAGGAACATCAGTTAAAATGCGTCAGGCGCAAGAAGGAAAAAGCGAGGCTGAAGCCAATAAACTTTCGGTTGCACTAGAACTACAAGCGGATTTTTATGCAGGAGTTTGGGCTCATGATAACCAACAATATATAGAAGCTGGTGATATTGATGAAGCTTTGAGCGCTGCAAATGCCGTTGGTGACGATGCAATTCAAAGCAAAATGCAAGGTCACGTTGTTCCGGATTCCTTTACACACGGAACATCTGAACAAAGAATGTACTGGTTCAAAAAAGGTTTTAAAACCGGCGATATCAAACAAGGAAATACTTTTGACGAAATTCGTTAA
- the bshB1 gene encoding bacillithiol biosynthesis deacetylase BshB1 produces the protein MKLDILAFGAHPDDVELGCAGTILKEVSLGKKVGIVDLTRGELGTRGTAETRDSEAADAAKILGVLVRENLEMRDGFFVNDEKHQLEVIKMIRKYKPEIVLCNAIDDRHIDHGKGSKLVSDACFLSGLVKIETSVDGENQEPWRPKVVYHYIQWKNIQPDFVVDITGFEEKKVEAIMAYKTQFYDPNSTEPVTPITSKNFFESLNYRAQDLGRLVGKDFAEGFTVERCLAVNSLENLM, from the coding sequence ATGAAATTAGATATATTAGCCTTTGGGGCACATCCGGATGATGTAGAATTAGGTTGTGCGGGAACAATTTTAAAAGAAGTATCTCTTGGAAAAAAAGTTGGTATTGTAGATTTAACGCGTGGTGAATTAGGTACGCGAGGAACTGCTGAAACCAGAGATTCTGAAGCTGCAGATGCGGCAAAAATATTAGGTGTTTTGGTTCGTGAGAATCTGGAGATGCGTGACGGATTTTTTGTAAATGACGAAAAACACCAATTAGAGGTTATAAAAATGATTCGTAAGTATAAACCTGAAATCGTATTGTGTAATGCAATTGACGATCGTCATATCGATCACGGAAAAGGGAGCAAATTGGTTTCTGACGCTTGCTTTTTATCAGGATTGGTAAAGATCGAAACTTCGGTAGATGGAGAGAATCAGGAACCATGGAGACCAAAAGTGGTTTATCACTATATTCAGTGGAAAAACATTCAACCGGATTTTGTAGTTGACATCACAGGTTTTGAAGAGAAAAAGGTAGAAGCGATTATGGCTTATAAAACTCAGTTTTATGATCCAAATTCAACAGAACCTGTAACACCAATTACGAGTAAAAACTTTTTTGAAAGTCTAAATTATCGTGCGCAGGACTTAGGAAGGTTAGTTGGTAAAGATTTTGCTGAAGGTTTTACTGTTGAAAGGTGTTTGGCAGTCAATAGTTTAGAAAATTTGATGTAA
- a CDS encoding chorismate-binding protein codes for MNDFFSTVKKHQEQNLPFVIYSKPNSSSIFALLQQNDTLYTVSDYSEKGFVFASFDEKQLILIPEEESKIISAEQTKVNFDFNEIEEVNFDLEAKNQYEDLVSKGIEAIKNDEFKKVVLSRSETIDLVNFDFSTIFQRLIHLYPTTFSYCFFHPQIGLWMGATPEQLLKASGNVFETTALAGTQKATAESEILWQQKEKDEQQYVTDFIVKRLREVAASVNVTEPYSLKAGSIWHIKTDISGVLNDNSTLEEVIDTLHPTPAVCGLPKKKAKAFIIENENYDRTFYTGFLGELNSSFANKIASSDLFVNLRSMQIKDNKAILYMGCGITKESIPENEWEESVNKSMTMKRVLNVKKNSNC; via the coding sequence ATGAATGACTTTTTTTCTACTGTAAAAAAACATCAAGAGCAGAATTTACCTTTTGTAATCTATTCGAAACCTAATTCGTCCAGTATTTTTGCGCTTTTACAGCAAAATGATACTTTATATACAGTTTCAGATTATAGCGAGAAAGGTTTTGTTTTTGCTTCTTTTGATGAAAAACAACTGATTTTAATTCCGGAAGAAGAATCAAAAATTATTAGTGCCGAACAAACTAAAGTTAATTTTGATTTTAATGAAATCGAAGAAGTAAATTTTGATTTGGAAGCCAAAAATCAATATGAAGATTTGGTTTCAAAAGGAATTGAAGCGATTAAAAACGACGAATTCAAAAAAGTGGTTTTATCCAGAAGCGAAACAATTGACTTAGTTAATTTCGATTTCAGTACCATTTTTCAGCGTTTGATTCATTTGTATCCAACGACTTTTTCGTATTGTTTTTTTCATCCTCAAATTGGTCTTTGGATGGGAGCAACGCCGGAACAATTATTGAAAGCAAGCGGAAATGTTTTTGAAACGACTGCTTTGGCGGGAACTCAGAAAGCGACGGCAGAATCTGAGATTCTTTGGCAGCAAAAAGAAAAAGACGAACAGCAATATGTTACTGATTTTATTGTAAAAAGATTGCGTGAAGTCGCGGCTTCGGTTAATGTTACAGAACCTTACAGTTTGAAAGCTGGATCGATCTGGCATATTAAAACTGATATTTCGGGAGTTTTAAACGATAATTCAACGCTTGAAGAAGTTATTGATACTTTGCATCCAACGCCTGCAGTTTGTGGTTTGCCAAAGAAGAAAGCAAAAGCTTTTATCATCGAAAATGAAAATTATGACCGAACTTTCTACACTGGATTTCTAGGCGAATTAAATAGCAGTTTTGCGAACAAAATAGCAAGCTCTGATTTATTTGTAAATTTACGCAGCATGCAAATCAAGGATAATAAAGCAATATTATACATGGGTTGCGGAATTACAAAAGAGAGTATTCCCGAAAATGAATGGGAGGAAAGCGTCAATAAATCAATGACGATGAAAAGGGTTTTGAACGTAAAAAAGAATAGTAATTGTTAG
- a CDS encoding PaaI family thioesterase: MNYTKEQILERCNQFSKNTLMETLKIEYIDAGEDFLTAKMPVNPSVHQPMGLLHGGASVALAESVGSAASFFFIDPKEQEVRGIEISANHLKSIREGFVFGTARIIHKGRSIHLWEIKITDEAGNLISLCKLTNMVLDKKKA; the protein is encoded by the coding sequence ATGAATTACACAAAAGAACAAATATTAGAGCGTTGCAATCAGTTTTCTAAAAACACTTTGATGGAAACGCTAAAAATTGAATATATAGACGCAGGCGAAGATTTTTTAACTGCAAAAATGCCTGTAAATCCAAGCGTTCACCAACCAATGGGATTATTGCACGGCGGTGCTTCGGTAGCTTTGGCCGAAAGTGTAGGAAGTGCAGCATCTTTCTTTTTTATTGATCCAAAAGAACAGGAAGTTCGCGGAATCGAAATTTCTGCAAATCACCTGAAAAGTATTCGCGAAGGTTTTGTTTTTGGAACGGCAAGAATCATTCATAAAGGAAGAAGTATTCATCTTTGGGAAATTAAAATCACTGATGAAGCCGGAAATCTGATTTCGCTTTGCAAATTGACGAATATGGTTTTAGACAAAAAGAAAGCGTAG